GCGGAAGACGAGCGGATCGATATAATCGTCGTCGATGCGCCGGTAGATCACATCGACGCGCACGCGCCCGTCGATCGTGCGCATCCAGACGATATCGTCGTCCACCTCCAGATCGGCGGGCTCGACCAGCTCCACGCCCATCGAATCGGCGAGGAAGCTGTGCTCGTAGAAAGCCGAGTTGAAATGGCCGGGCGTGAGCAGCACGCACACCGGCTCCGACCCGCGCCCGCGCGGCGCGACCGAGCGCAATGTATCGCGCAGCTGATCCGGGTAACGATCGACCGGGCAGACGTTGAAGCGGTGGAACAGCTCCGGACAGAGCCGCAGCATCGCCTCGCGATTTTCCAGCATGTAGGAGACGCCGGAGGGCGTGCGGGCATTATCCTCCAGCACCCAGAATTCATCGGCGCCGGTGCGGACCAGATCGATGCCACAGATGTGCGCGAACACGCCGTGCGGCGGCTTCTGCCCGGACAGGAAACCCCGGAATTGCGGGTTGGCCAGCACCAGCTCCTGCGGCAGCACGCCATCCGCGAGGATCTTCCGCTCGCCATAAATGTCCGCGAGGAACGCGTTGATCGCCTCGACCCGCTGGACGAGGCCCTCCTTCAGCCGGCTCCATTCGGTGGCGGTGAAGATGCGCGGCACGATATCGAACGGAATGATCCGCTCGGCACTGTCGTCATTGCCGTACACCGCGAAGGTGATGCCCAACTGGCGGAAGGCCGCTTCGGCCGCCTGCTGCCGCCGATCCAGTTCGCTGTCCGGCGTTTCTTCCAGCCACGCGCCCAGCGCAGCGAATTCCGCGCGGGGCTGGTCGCCACTATTCCCGAAAATCTCGTCAAAAGCGGTCGGAACGGACATCGGGCTCCTGAGTGTCGGAGGATGACGGGCAGACTGCAACGCCGGACGGCGCTGCACAAGTGCCTAACGTTGCAGCGCCGTAAGCGTTGCCCGCCCGCTTCATCCCCACCGGGGGGAGGTCCGTCCGAAATGGCGCGAAAGAGCGCCGATCCGGAGGGGACCTCCTTCCCAATCAGAGGCCGACCACGCCCCCGTCATTCTTCGTGATCACGATCGTGGCCGAGCGCGGGCGGACGCCCGGCGCGGCCGTGCCGCTCTGGTTGGCCGGCCAGTTGCTCGTGATGTTGCTGGGCGTGCCATTCTCGCCCGGATGCTGGATGTTCACGAAGATCGAGCGGCCGTCCGGCGTCGAATCGATGCCGGTGATCTCGCACTCCTTGCAGCCGACCAGGAAGCGGCGGAGCGACGTGCCCGGCACCTTGCCGACGCGCGTGGACTGCGTGCCGGTGGTGGCGCCGATCGTGTTCGTGATCGTGCGCGTGGCGCCGTCGTTCACGCTGCCCGGCTGGGCGGCGAGCAGCATGCAGTTGGTGACGTCGGTATAGGCGCCGTCATCCGTCTCGATCCACATGACCGGGCTGACAAGGCCGGTCGGGTTCGAGGTGCGGCCGAACCACAGACCGTCCGGCGACGAGAAATCGTTGGTCGCGTCGAGCCCGGACAGGTTGATGTTGGTGGGGTTCAGATCGCTGCCCGCGCCGAAGGCGTAGATGTCCCACGCGAAGGTGGTCGCCTCGGTCGTGTCGCCCGTCTCGCGCAGGCGGATGATGTGGCCGTTGGCATTGCCGTTGGTGACGGTGCCGTTGATGCGCGGATCGGTGTAGGCGCGCGGATTGGCCGTGTCGGTATTGGCGACGGTGCGCGAGCTGTTGTTCGTCAGCGTGCAGTACATTTCGCCCGAGACCGGATTGATCGCCGTCCATTCCGGACGATCCATCCGCGTCGCGCCCAGCACGTCCGCCGCGAGGCGGGCGTTGATCAGCACATCGGCCTGATCGGCGAAGGCGTAGGTGGGGTTGGCGGCGGTGACGCCGCCCTGGCCGAAGATCAGCGGCAGCCAGGTGCCCGTGCCGTCCGCGTTGAACTTCGCGACATAGAGCGTGCCCGTGTTCAGATATTTGTCGCCCGTGGCGAGGCGGTCAGTGGGCGTCGCATCGGCGGCGACCCAGGGCGTGGCCGAGACGAACTTGTAGATATATTCGTTCTGCGCGTCGTCACCCATGTAGAAGGCCGGACGCACGCCGACGACGGTGCGGCCGACCCAGCAGCCCTCGTGATTCATGCGGCCGAGCGCGGTGCGCTTGCGCGGAACCGAGGTGTTGGTGAACGGATCGATCTCGACCACCCAGCCGAACTGGCTGGCCTCATTGCGATAGTCGCCCGTGCCGTCGGCGGCAGCACCGGCCAGCGTGGTGATGTTCCAGCGGCGATAGATGGTGCTGGTCGTGTCGGCCGGGGTGACCGTGGCCCAGCCATAATTGCCGGCGCGATTCTCGGGGATGCCGTAGCGGGCGAGGCTGACATTGGCCTTGGCGGTGGCGCCGCCGCGCGCGGCGACGTCGCCCGTGTCACGGCGGAAGTAGCCGGCCCAGTTTTCCTCGCAGGTGATGTAGGTGCCCCACGGCATATAACCGTTGGCGCAATTGTTGATCGTGCCGCGACCCGCCACGCCCGTCGGCGAGAAGGAGGTGCGCAGGCCTGCGCTGCCCGCGACGGGGCCGGTGAAGGTCATCGGCGTCAGCGGCGTGATGCGGCGGTTGAGCGCGCCCGCCTGCACATAGCTCCAGGTGCCGGTGGCCGAGCCGCGCGTGATCTCGACGACGGAGATGCCGTGGCACTCCATCTCCTTCAGCGCCTCGCCCTCGGGGCGCGCGCCGCCGACGGTGGTGGCACCGTTCGGGTGGAGATAAGGCTGGTTGATATTCTCGTGGTTCATCACGAGCAGGCCGCGCAGGTTGCTCGTGGGATCGGGCGCGCTGCCGGTGGCGGCGAGGCCGAAATAGGACATGCCGTCATGATGATCGCCGGCGCGGGCCGAATAGCCGGTGTCCGTGCCGTTGTTGGCGAAGGCGGCGGTGGCGGTGTTGATCGGATCGCCGAGGCGATAGAGGACCGTGACGCTGTAGCCTTCCGGCACCTTCACGACATCGTCGAGGCTCTTGGCGACGGCGGTGAAGCCGAGCACGGCGGGCGTGACGGTGACGGTGGTGTCGGCGGTGATCGCCCCGCTGCTGCCGGTAGCGGCATAGCGGAAGGTGAGGACCGTGGACGCCGAGACGCTGGGCGCGATGAAGGTGGCGGTGGTGCCGGTGCGCGTATCGAAGGTGACCGTCGGCCCGCTGACCTGCGTCCACGCATCGGCGCCGGCGGTGGCGTTCGCGGTCGATCCGGTGAGGGTGACGGCCTTGCCCGAGCTGGTCGTCATCGCGGCACCGGCATTGACGACCGTGCCCGCGCCGAGGCCGGGCGCATCATTGTCGCCGCCGCACGCGGTGACCATGCCGCCGAGCGTCGCCACCGTCAGCGCCGAGATGCCACCGAACAGGGTCTGCCGGCGCGAATAACGCTGGTCGACGATCTCGTGGATCGTGGGATTGGCGGTGGTGTTGGTGTCGATCAGGCCATCGTCATAATGGCCGGCGGCGGAATGGTCCGTCATGTGAATCCCCCATGAATGATATCGCGGGGCGCGGACTAACCGCGTATCGGGGACAGGCTCGTTTCGGTCCTGTGGCGGTCTTGTGACATAGACCGACGCGCGGCGCGCGAACGCGGCCACTTCCGGATGACGCGCCTCTATCGCGAACAATTCTCAATAGCAATAGAGGGCAAAAACGAACCCCACCCGCTCGACGAGAGCGGATGGGGTTCGTTTGGGTATTGGCGATACGGTGGTGCCGGGGTCAGGCGACCTGCGCGACCTCTTCGGGCTCGCGCAGCACATAGCCGCGGCCCCACACCGTCTCGATATAATTCTCGCCGCTGCAGGCGAGGCTGAGCTTCTTGCGGAGCTTGCAGATGAAGACGTCGATGATCTTCAGCTCCGGCTCGTCCATCCCGCCATAGAGATGGTTGAGGAACATTTCCTTGGTGAGCGTGGTGCCCTTGCGGAGCGAGAGCAGCTCCAGCATCGCATATTCCTTGCCGGTCAGGTGGACGCGGCTGCCATCGACCTCGACCGTCTTGGCATCGAGGTTCACGGCGAGCTTGCCCGTGCGGATCACCGACTGGCTGTGGCCCTTCGAGCGGCGCACGATCGCATGGATGCGGGCGACCAGCTCCTCGCGATGGAACGGCTTGGTGACATAATCGTCGGCACCGAAGCCGAGCGCGCGCACCTTGGCGTCCGTCTCGGACGTGCCGGAGAGGATCAGAACCGGGGTCTGCACGCGGCTGACACGCAGCTTCTTCAGAACCTCATAGCCGTTCATGTCCGGCAGATTGAGGTCGAGCGCGATCAGATCGTAATCGTACAGCTTGCCCAGATCGAGGCCTTCCTCGCCCAGGTCGGTCGTGTAGACATTAATGCCTTCCGCGCCGAGCATCAGTTCGATGCTGCGTGCCGTGGTAGGATCATCCTCGATCAGCAGAACCCGCATGTGCCTAACCCTTCGTTTCACCACCCCCGACGGAGCCCCTCCGCCTGTCGTTCATACTTATTACCGGGAAAAGTTAACGTACGTTTAAACTGGATACCAGCCCGTCAACGTTCGTAAACGCCAAAGGAGCCGAGGCGCTCCTTTTTCGCCTTCTCCCGCCTTTGTGAGCCCATTTCATGTCGCTGCCGATCATTTACGAGGACGCCGAATCGCTGGTGATCGACAAGCCGGCGGGGTTACCGGTCGATCATCCGCGCGCCGGCGGCGAGTCGCTGGAAGCGCGGCTGGACGAGCTGCGACTCGGATTCGCGCGTGCGCCCGCAGCGGTGCACCGGCTGGATCGCGACACGTCGGGCTGCCTGCTGCTCGCGCGCAATCCGAAGGCGCTGCGCCGTTTCGCCGCCGCATTCGAGGCGCGCGAGGTGGCCAAATCCTATCTCGCGATCGTGACGGGCGATGTGCCGGACGAGGGCGAGATCGATCTGCCGCTGACCAAGACGAGCAGCGCCGAGGCGGGCTGGCGGATCATTCCGTCCCGTGCCGGCAAGCCTGCGCGCACGCACTGGCAGCGGCTGGCGACGGCAGGCGACCACCGCCTGCTGCTGCTGACGCCGGAGACGGGGCGGACGCACCAGCTGCGCGTGCATCTGGCGAGCGGGCTCGATCGGCCAATCGTGGGCGATGCCGTCTATGGAGCAGCCCATCCGGGGGGCATGATGCTGCACGCGTGGCGGCTCGTGGTGCCGCGCGCGGGCAAGCCGCCGATCCGGGCCGAGGCGCCCTTGCCCGCGCGCTTCGCGGCATTCGGCTTCGGGCCGGAGTCGCTGGAGGGGATCGCGTTCGATGGCCTCGCCTGAACCGCCGCCGCTGCCCGAAAGCGCGCTGGAGGAACGCTTCCTCGCCGCGACGGGACCGGGCGGGCAGAATGTGAACAAGGTGGCGACCGCCTGCCAGCTGCGGCTGGACGTCTATGCGCTGCGGCTCGCGCCCGACGTCTATGATCGGTTGAAGACGCTGGCGGGCACGCGCTGGTCGGCCGGATCGATCCTCGTCACCGCGCGCCGCTTCCGCACGCGCGAGGCCAATCGCGAGGATGCGCGCAAACGTCTCGCGCAAATGGTGGCGGATGCCCATATCCGGCCCGAACGCCGCGTGAAGACCAAGCCCAGCAAGGCCGCCAAGGCGCGGCGCGTGGAGGCGAAATCGCAACGCGGCGCGATCAAGCAGGGCCGCGCCAGGCCCCGGATCGAATGATAGGAAGACCTTTATGTATCAGTTCGACATCGCCGCCACCGACAAGCCGGCTCTTTACCGCGAGATGGAGCAGGCGCTGGACGCGCTCGTCACCGGCGAGCCCGACGCGATCGCCAACATGGCCAATGCGGCGGCGTTGCTGTGGGAATATCTGCCCGACCTGAACTGGGCGGGCTTCTATCGCAACGTGCGCGACGAGCTGGTGCTGGGGCCGTTCCAGGGCAAGGCGGCGTGCATCCGCATCCCGTTCGGCAAGGGCGTGTGCGGTGCGGCGGCCGCAACGCGTGCGACGCAGCGCGTGGAGGATGTCCACGCCTTCCCCGGCCATATCGCGTGCGATGCGGCCTCGGCCTCCGAGCTGGTGGTGCCGATCGTTCATGACGGGCGGCTGATCGGCGTGCTGGATCTCGACAGCCCTACGCCCGGCCGCTTCGACGCCGAGGATCAGGCGGGGTGCGAGCGGCTGGTGGCGCGGCTGGCGCCGGCGCTTGCAGGTGCGCTGGCGGCGTAACAGTCCGTTACACACAGGCCGCTTCGGACCTAGTATAAGCGGGGCATGACGATGCTCCGCCCCCTCCTGCCGCTGCTGATGCTGATCCCGTTCATCGCGATCAGCGGCGCCGTGCGTGCCGCCACCCCCGCCGAGACTGCGCGGCAGGCGCCGATCCACGCCCAAGCGCCGTTCGTAGTGAGTGACGACGCCCGCGCCGGCAGCCGGACGGCCCGCTAAGTACTCACCGCGAAACAAACCCGCTCGTGCTGAGCCTGTCGAAGCACCGTCCTTCTTAAAGTCGCTCGAGAAGAACGGCACTTCGACAGGCTCAGTGCAAACGGAAGAAGGGCGGAAACCCGGTTTCCGCCTCCCTCAGAAATCCAGCTTGTCGTAATGATCGGGCGGGCCGATCACCTCCATCCGCTCGGCCAGCAAAGGCCGGAAGCTCGGGCGGCTCTTCATGCCCGAATACCAGTGGCGCGTGCGCTCATGCCCGCGCCAGTCGATCCCGCCGAGATAGTCCGCGACCGAAATGTGCGCGGCCGCCGCCAGATCGGCGAGGCTGAACAAAGGCCCCGCCATCCAGCGGCGATGATCCAGCATCCAGTCGACATAATCGAGATGGCTGTTCGCCGCGCGCATCGCCTCGCGCAGGATCTTCGCGTCGGGCGACAGCCGGTGGACCAGACGCTTCTCCATCCGCTCGAACATCAGCGGGCGGACGACCTCGTCATGGAATTTGTGATCGAACCAGGCGGTGACGCGGCGGATCTCCGCGCGATTGGCGGACGTGCCCGGCAGCATCGAGGCGCGCTCGATCGTCTCTTCCAGATATTCGCAGATGGCCGAGGAATCGATCAAAGGCAGGCCGCTGCCCTTGTCGATCAGCACCGGCGTCTGGCCGGCGGGGTTCATGTCGATGAACTCGTCGCGTTGTTCCCACGGGCTTTCCCGGATCAGCTCGCACCCCTCCCCCTTCTCGCCGAGGAGGAGCCGAACCTTGCGCGAGAACGGACAAAGGGGAAACTGATAGAGCTGCCACATGCTGACGTGACGTTATGCGTGTGTCGCGCAGGATTCCAGCACTGCCTTGCGTGGGATGCAACCTTATCTGGGGATAGACGGCGAAGCCGGGGCCGCATCGCGACCCCGGCCACGCATTTCAGGCCTTAGCGGTTGTGAGTGCCGCCCTGCTGATCGCTCCGTCCGACCTTGTCGCCATCCTTGCGATCGCGATCCGTCTGCTCGCGAGTCTGCTGGTTCTGCTGGCGATCGGCCTGCTGGTTGCGATCCTGCTGCTGGTTGCGGTCACCCTGGCCGGCATTGTTGCCGCCGCCGGTGGCATTGTTGTTCGCCATGATCGTCTCTCCTGTTATATTAACCCTCTGAAGGGCTTGAACAAAACGGACGGTCGTCGCCCGCCGTTCCGCCTTTTGCGACGAGCCGAGCGAGACCCCGCCAGGCCGATCGACGCATGTTTCCCGCATCCGCAGAAAAGTCCGCAACCGGACCTTCTCGCCTTCCGTACCTGTCGCTGCGTCCGCTTGGCCGCGCCTCCGGAGAGGATGATCCCATGAAGATCCTGCACATGACGATGATGGCGCTTGCCGCCACCGCGCTGACCCCCGCCGCGTTCGCCGCCAATCCGATGGTGGGCGGGGCCGCCATGTATCCGACCAAGACGATCGTCGATAATGCCGTCAATTCGAAGGACCACACCACGCTCGTCGCCGCGGTGAAGGCCGCCGGCCTGGTCGAGACCTTGTCCGGCCCCGGCCCCTTCACCGTCTTCGCGCCGACCAACGCCGCCTTCGCCAAGCTGCCCGCCGGCACGGTCGATACGCTGGTGAAGCCCGAGAACAAGGCGACGCTGACCGGCATCCTCACCTATCACGTCGTTTCGGGCGCGATGACCTCGAAGGATATCGCCGCCGCGATCAAGAAGGGCGGCGGCAAGGCCACGCTCACCACCGTTCAGGGCGAGCCGCTCACCGCGTGGATGAAGGGCAACATGCTGGTGCTGACCGACGCCAAGGGCGGCAATTCGACCGTGACGATCAAGGACGTGATGCAGTCCAACGGCGTGATCCACGTCGTCGATACGGTGCTGATGCCCTGAACCTTCTCCCCTCCCTGCAAGGGAGGGGCCGGGGGTGGGTGGCTCCGCTTGCGGCCACGTCGTTCGCCGATAGCGACCCACCCCTCAATCCCAGTGTCAGGTCGGTCATGCTCCCAGCATGACCTAAACAGCGCGGGGCGCTGTTTACCTGACACTCTTTCAGGGAGGGGAAGCTTTCTTAAAACTCCTGTTTCTCGCCCCCGAAATTCAGGCGGCGGGTGACGCTCACGTCCAGCACGGCCATCACGAAATAGCCGATGCTCCAGCGCAGCCGGTCGAGCAGGCTCGCCTTGCCCAGCAGGTCCGGCGTGATTGCGCGCGAATCCGCCATCTCGCCCTCGAAATAGTGACGCATGTGCGCGGCGAAGGCCGGATCCTCGATCCGCAGCATCAGCTCCAGATTGAGGAACAGGCTGCGCATGTCGAAATTGGCCGAGCCGATGTGGACGACATCGTCGATTACGTAGAGCTTCGTGTGCAGCTTCTGCGGCTGATATTCGAACACGCGCACGCCGCGCTTCAGCATCCGGCGGAACAGGTGCCGCGCCGCCGCGATCGCGACCCGGTGGTCCGCCTTCGAGGGCGTGATCACGCGCGAGACGCCGCCCCGCTCCGCCACGCGCTCGATCCGGCGCATCATCAGCGGATGCGGCGCGAAATAGGCCGAGATGATGTCGAGCCGCCGCGCGCGCTGGATTTCCTGCTTCACGGTGCGCGCCCAGGGCGAGAGCTTGCGCGTGGGGCCGCCGAGCAGCCAGCGGACGTGGCGCTTCTTGTGCTCGCTCCATTTGCCCAGCGCCGCGCGCAGATCGCGCATCCGCGCCTTGGGCTGGTGCGTCCATTCCGCCAGCGCATCGAAATAGCCGACCAGCCGCTTGGCCGCCGGCCCCTCCACCAGCAGGCCGAGATCGCGCCAGCCGGTGCGATCCTCGAAATAATCGTCCTGGATGTTGAAGCCGCCGATGATGACGCGCTCCTCGTCCGCCAGCGCCAGTTTCTGGTGGTTGCGGAGCAGGTAGCGCCGGCCGAAGCGCGGCAGGAAGCGGCAGACATCGGCGCCGTCGCGCGTCAGCTCGTCGAAGAAATGGGCGGGCACCGAACTGCCGAAGCCGTCGACGATCAGCCGCACGTCCACGCCGCGCAGCAGTGCGGCATCCATCGCCGCGCGCACCCGGCGCCCGGATTCGTCGTCGCAATAAATATAGTAGAGCAGGCGGAGCGAATGCCGGGCGCCGTCGATCAGCGCGATCAGCGCCTCCAGCCGCACGCTGCCCGCGATCAGAGGGGTCAGGCGATTGCCCTCCACCTCGAACGAGACGCCGTCCTTCACGCCGCCGGCCGATGCACCCGCCTCGCCGCCGCCTTCCACATTGACTTCGGGGGCGTCCCTCATTAAGTAGTCGGTCCTTCCGAAAGCCCGAAATTTGAAGAGCGAGGCGTTTGCATGGCGCGCGTAACGGTCGAAGATTGTGTCGACAAGATTCCCAATCGTTTTGACCTCGTGTTGCTGGCCGCACAACGCGCGCGGCAGATTTCGGGTGGCGCAGAACTGACCATCGATCGCGATCGCGATAAAAATCCGGTCGTCGCCCTGCGCGAGATCGCGGAAGAGACCGTGATCCCGACCGAACTGAAGGAACTGGTCGTCTCCGGCCTGCAGCGCGTGCAGATCGACGACGAGGATGCGCCCGACGCCGTCGGCTCGCTCACCGCCTCGGCCGAAGCGCTGCGCCTCACCGCCGCCGCCCCGCCGCGCAACCAGAGCCTGGGCGCCGATTACGAGTGACGCGGTCGCCTTCGGGCGACTCGAAGCGAGCATATTGTGGCCGGCGCGCGACGCCGCCGGCCTTTTTTGCCCCGCAACATGCTGTCACGGCTTGCCTTAGGACGCGCGCGCACCCCATCTTGCGTGGGTGCTGCGCCAATATGAACTCGTCGATCGGGTCCTGAGCTACGATCCCAACGCCGACGAGGCGTTGCTGAACCGTGCCTATGTGTTTTCCATGGCCGCCCATGGCAGCCAGGTGCGCGCATCGGGCGATCCCTATTTCAGCCACCCGATCGAGGTGGCGGGCATCCTCACCGATCTGCATCTCGACGACGAGACGATCGCCACCGCCATCCTGCACGACACGATCGAGGATACGGTCGCCACGCAGGAGGAGATCGAGGCGAAGTTCGGCGCCTCGGTCGCGCGCCTCGTCGACGGCGTGACGAAGCTCTCCAAGATCGAGGCGCAGAGCGAGAGCGAGCGCGCCGCCGAGAATTTCCGCAAATTCCTGCTGGCGATGTCGGACGACATCCGCGTGCTGCTGGTGAAGCTGGCGGACCGGCTGCACAATATGCGGACGCTCCATCACATTCCGAAGCCGGAGAAGCGCCGCCGCATCGCCCGCGAGACGATGGACATCTATGCCCCGCTCGCCGAGCGGATCGGCATGTACGGCTTCATGAGCGAGATGCAGACGCTCGCCTTCCGGGAACTGGAGCCCGAAGCCTACGCCTCGATCACGAAACGCATGGAGCAACTGCGCGAGGGCGCCGGCGACCGCATCTCGCGCATCACCTCCGGCCTGAAGCTGCTGGTGGGTCAGAAAGGCATCACCGCCGAGGTGCAGGGGCGCGAGAAGCAGCCCTTCTCGATCTGGCGCAAGCTGGCGGAACGCCATGTGAGCTTCGAGCAGCTGACCGACATCATGGCCTTCCGCCTGATCGTCGACGATATCGAGCAATGCTATCAGGCGTTGGGCATCATCCATCGCCGCTGGCCGACCATCCCCGGCCGCTTCAAGGATTATATCTCGACGCCCAAGCGCAACGGCTATCGGTCGCTGCACACGGCCGTGATCCACAGCGAGCGCGTCCGCATCGAGATCCAGATCCGCACGCACGAAATGCACGAGCAGGCCGAGAATGGCGTGGCCGCGCACTGGGCCTACAAGCAGGGCCAGCCGCTGCGGGGCGACAGCTATGGCAGCTGGGTGAAGGATCTCGTCGATCTGGTGGACAGCGCCTCCAGCCCCGAGGAGCTGCTCGAAAATGCGCGGATGGCGATGTATCAGGATCGCATCTTCGCCTTCACGCCCGCGGGCGAGCTGATCCAGCTGCCGAAGAACGCGACGCCGGTGGACTTCGCCTATGCGGTCCACACCGATCTGGGCGACCAGACGGTGGGCGCGAAGGTGAACGGCCGGGTCGTGCCGCTGCGCACCACGCTGAACAATGGCGATCAGGTGCAGATCCTGAAATCCAAGGCGCAGGAGCCGCAGGCGGCGTGGGAGAGCTTCGCCGTCACCGCCAAGGCGCGCGCCGCGATCCGCCGCTACGTGCGCCAGAAGGAGCAGGCCGACGCGATCGCGCTGGGCCGCCAATTCTACGACCAGATCGTCGCGCGCCTGCCCGCGCAGCTGGCGCCCGACGCGCTGGTGCAGGCGCTCAAGCGGCTGCGGCTGCCCGA
This DNA window, taken from Sphingomonas sp. AP4-R1, encodes the following:
- a CDS encoding circularly permuted type 2 ATP-grasp protein; amino-acid sequence: MSVPTAFDEIFGNSGDQPRAEFAALGAWLEETPDSELDRRQQAAEAAFRQLGITFAVYGNDDSAERIIPFDIVPRIFTATEWSRLKEGLVQRVEAINAFLADIYGERKILADGVLPQELVLANPQFRGFLSGQKPPHGVFAHICGIDLVRTGADEFWVLEDNARTPSGVSYMLENREAMLRLCPELFHRFNVCPVDRYPDQLRDTLRSVAPRGRGSEPVCVLLTPGHFNSAFYEHSFLADSMGVELVEPADLEVDDDIVWMRTIDGRVRVDVIYRRIDDDYIDPLVFRPDSLLGVPGLIAAYLAGNVALVNAPGTGIADDKAIYSYMPEIVKYYSGGEAKLPNVETYRCREPGALQYTLDNLEKLVVKLVDGSGGYGMLVGPTATRAQIEDFRAALKAEPHRYIAQPTLALSTVPTLTEKGIAPRHVDFRPFVLTGSDGVHIVPGGLTRVALKEGSLVVNSSQGGGTKDSLILSDTPECLLPPRGGQSQSQGQGGQG
- a CDS encoding PhoX family phosphatase encodes the protein MTDHSAAGHYDDGLIDTNTTANPTIHEIVDQRYSRRQTLFGGISALTVATLGGMVTACGGDNDAPGLGAGTVVNAGAAMTTSSGKAVTLTGSTANATAGADAWTQVSGPTVTFDTRTGTTATFIAPSVSASTVLTFRYAATGSSGAITADTTVTVTPAVLGFTAVAKSLDDVVKVPEGYSVTVLYRLGDPINTATAAFANNGTDTGYSARAGDHHDGMSYFGLAATGSAPDPTSNLRGLLVMNHENINQPYLHPNGATTVGGARPEGEALKEMECHGISVVEITRGSATGTWSYVQAGALNRRITPLTPMTFTGPVAGSAGLRTSFSPTGVAGRGTINNCANGYMPWGTYITCEENWAGYFRRDTGDVAARGGATAKANVSLARYGIPENRAGNYGWATVTPADTTSTIYRRWNITTLAGAAADGTGDYRNEASQFGWVVEIDPFTNTSVPRKRTALGRMNHEGCWVGRTVVGVRPAFYMGDDAQNEYIYKFVSATPWVAADATPTDRLATGDKYLNTGTLYVAKFNADGTGTWLPLIFGQGGVTAANPTYAFADQADVLINARLAADVLGATRMDRPEWTAINPVSGEMYCTLTNNSSRTVANTDTANPRAYTDPRINGTVTNGNANGHIIRLRETGDTTEATTFAWDIYAFGAGSDLNPTNINLSGLDATNDFSSPDGLWFGRTSNPTGLVSPVMWIETDDGAYTDVTNCMLLAAQPGSVNDGATRTITNTIGATTGTQSTRVGKVPGTSLRRFLVGCKECEITGIDSTPDGRSIFVNIQHPGENGTPSNITSNWPANQSGTAAPGVRPRSATIVITKNDGGVVGL
- the ctrA gene encoding response regulator transcription factor CtrA translates to MRVLLIEDDPTTARSIELMLGAEGINVYTTDLGEEGLDLGKLYDYDLIALDLNLPDMNGYEVLKKLRVSRVQTPVLILSGTSETDAKVRALGFGADDYVTKPFHREELVARIHAIVRRSKGHSQSVIRTGKLAVNLDAKTVEVDGSRVHLTGKEYAMLELLSLRKGTTLTKEMFLNHLYGGMDEPELKIIDVFICKLRKKLSLACSGENYIETVWGRGYVLREPEEVAQVA
- a CDS encoding RluA family pseudouridine synthase; protein product: MSLPIIYEDAESLVIDKPAGLPVDHPRAGGESLEARLDELRLGFARAPAAVHRLDRDTSGCLLLARNPKALRRFAAAFEAREVAKSYLAIVTGDVPDEGEIDLPLTKTSSAEAGWRIIPSRAGKPARTHWQRLATAGDHRLLLLTPETGRTHQLRVHLASGLDRPIVGDAVYGAAHPGGMMLHAWRLVVPRAGKPPIRAEAPLPARFAAFGFGPESLEGIAFDGLA
- the arfB gene encoding alternative ribosome rescue aminoacyl-tRNA hydrolase ArfB codes for the protein MASPEPPPLPESALEERFLAATGPGGQNVNKVATACQLRLDVYALRLAPDVYDRLKTLAGTRWSAGSILVTARRFRTREANREDARKRLAQMVADAHIRPERRVKTKPSKAAKARRVEAKSQRGAIKQGRARPRIE
- a CDS encoding GAF domain-containing protein, producing MYQFDIAATDKPALYREMEQALDALVTGEPDAIANMANAAALLWEYLPDLNWAGFYRNVRDELVLGPFQGKAACIRIPFGKGVCGAAAATRATQRVEDVHAFPGHIACDAASASELVVPIVHDGRLIGVLDLDSPTPGRFDAEDQAGCERLVARLAPALAGALAA
- a CDS encoding glutathione S-transferase family protein, with translation MWQLYQFPLCPFSRKVRLLLGEKGEGCELIRESPWEQRDEFIDMNPAGQTPVLIDKGSGLPLIDSSAICEYLEETIERASMLPGTSANRAEIRRVTAWFDHKFHDEVVRPLMFERMEKRLVHRLSPDAKILREAMRAANSHLDYVDWMLDHRRWMAGPLFSLADLAAAAHISVADYLGGIDWRGHERTRHWYSGMKSRPSFRPLLAERMEVIGPPDHYDKLDF
- a CDS encoding fasciclin domain-containing protein, whose amino-acid sequence is MTMMALAATALTPAAFAANPMVGGAAMYPTKTIVDNAVNSKDHTTLVAAVKAAGLVETLSGPGPFTVFAPTNAAFAKLPAGTVDTLVKPENKATLTGILTYHVVSGAMTSKDIAAAIKKGGGKATLTTVQGEPLTAWMKGNMLVLTDAKGGNSTVTIKDVMQSNGVIHVVDTVLMP
- a CDS encoding phosphatidylserine/phosphatidylglycerophosphate/cardiolipin synthase family protein, whose amino-acid sequence is MRDAPEVNVEGGGEAGASAGGVKDGVSFEVEGNRLTPLIAGSVRLEALIALIDGARHSLRLLYYIYCDDESGRRVRAAMDAALLRGVDVRLIVDGFGSSVPAHFFDELTRDGADVCRFLPRFGRRYLLRNHQKLALADEERVIIGGFNIQDDYFEDRTGWRDLGLLVEGPAAKRLVGYFDALAEWTHQPKARMRDLRAALGKWSEHKKRHVRWLLGGPTRKLSPWARTVKQEIQRARRLDIISAYFAPHPLMMRRIERVAERGGVSRVITPSKADHRVAIAAARHLFRRMLKRGVRVFEYQPQKLHTKLYVIDDVVHIGSANFDMRSLFLNLELMLRIEDPAFAAHMRHYFEGEMADSRAITPDLLGKASLLDRLRWSIGYFVMAVLDVSVTRRLNFGGEKQEF
- the rpoZ gene encoding DNA-directed RNA polymerase subunit omega; its protein translation is MARVTVEDCVDKIPNRFDLVLLAAQRARQISGGAELTIDRDRDKNPVVALREIAEETVIPTELKELVVSGLQRVQIDDEDAPDAVGSLTASAEALRLTAAAPPRNQSLGADYE